CTACATGAACAGATCACTCGTGATCTTGTTATGCTCCTTGCTACTCTTGTGGTGACCATCACTTACCAAGCAGGACTAGATCCGCCTGGCGGCCTTTGGCTAGATGACCGAGATGGTCATAATATCGGTCACCCAGTGCTCCAAACGACATATCCTACTAGGTACAGAGTGTTCTTCTATAGTAACTCGGCAGCTTTCGTCACATCCTTGGTGGTCATCATGATGCTCCAGAGCAAGTTTCTGCTCAACCGGCACACACTAGAAGCAACCCTAGTGCTGGACCTATTCGGCCTCATCACTGCCTATGGCGCCGGGAACACTAGGGAGGTAACCCAGTCCATCTACATCGTCGCCTTGGCAGGAATTGTCCTAGTCTATGTCATCGTCCATATCACCATTAGAGATCATGACGCTGAGCcagtggatgatgaagaagtaaAGCATCTCGATGACAAGCGCAAGGTACTGTTGCTGGTCGCTGTCTTGGCTGCCACCCTCACATACCAAGCTGGCCTCACCCCGCCAGGTGGCTTCTGGTTAGCAGATGACCGAGAGCTCGGTCACCGTGCGGGTTTCCCAATCCTCCTTGACAATTACACTCGCCGTTACAACACATTCTTTTACTGCAATGCAGCAAGCTTCATGGCGTCGGTAACCCTCATCCTTCTTCTTGTCAATCCAAAGCTATACAGGCCAGGCATACGTTGTCGTGCGCTCTATGTGTGCATGCTGGTGGGCATGTTTGGCCTCATGGGTGCCTACGCTGCTGGAAGCTCCCGGAATCTCAAGACCTCCGTCTATGTATTGACCTTGGTTGGTGCTGTGCTAGCCTTCATAGCCTCGCTGCTAGCCATTTTCTTGTTGGGGCCTTATCTCAAATCCCAAGAAGGTAGAGATTTCTGCTTCGTCCCTTTTGGCAAATCTCAAAAAGGTACAGATGTGCAAGTTGTAGTAGGTCATAGAAGTAGCAAATCCCGTGAAGGTACAGATGGGCAAGTTGCAGCAGGTCATAGCAGCAACAAATCCCATGAAGGCACAGATGGGAAAGCTGAAGCAGGTCATAGCAGCGGCAACAAAAATAGcagcaaaaagaaagaaaaacttcaATACTTGATGCTGCTTGGGATCCTGGCTGCAAGTATGACATACCAGACTGGCCTAAAACCACCGGGTGGCCTATGGCAGGACAACAATGATGGGCACTATGCTGGCAACCCCATTCTCCGTGACATCAACAAGGACCGGTACAATGCTTTCTTCTACAGCAACTCGGCCTCCTTCATGGCCTCAATTGTGGTTGTCGTCATGCTGCTTCCATTGACGTTGTTGCCCGAGAAATACACAATAGAGTCATCCGAGAAAGACACAAACCTGTCCAAGAAAGACGCAGAGACACCCGACGAAGACACACAGTCGCTTGACAAAGTCCTGAACTTGCCCAAAGAAGAGACAGAGTTGCCTGACGTAGTCCCAAAGTCAGCCGAGGAAGACCCGAAGCTGCCCGAAAAAGACACATGGCCACTCTGgccgatgcatacggccatcttgcTGGACATGATGGGCCTCCTGGTGGCATACGCAGCAGGCAGTACTAGGAAATGGGAAACATCCAGGAACATCATGGTCCTCGCCGTTCCTGTGTTGGCCTACATTGGGCTCTATGTAGCACTGTCAGTCTTCCGCCATAGAAAAGAAGAGTCCACAGCCCCCCCACCTGCGGTACAGCCGTGGAATCATTGCAAGACGTGCATGAGTGTTGGGTCAACCTTGGTCTTCCGGTGCACACAACGGCAGCAGCAGCATTTACGTCTCAGATGCATGCATGGCTGCATGTCGGCATGGCAGCAAGTAAAAATCTTTTTACTAGCAAGAGCAGCAGGCGTGCCTTAGTAGCTAAGTAGTAAGAGGTCAGCAGTGACGTAGTTCACTTGTTTGACGTCAGCCTATGCGTAGTATAGTCGGTTCATTACACTATATATAGGGCCGATGCCCATCGTTGTAAGCAAGGCCATTTCATTTCTATCCAGCCAAGTCTCAAGTGTAGTACTACTAcatatgtgtgcgtgtgtgtaagCAGCACTTGCAAGTGTGCTTTGCCATTCTGCTTGTTGCTTCGGTAGTATACTTGAGTGCAAGTAGTAGTAGGCTAGTACCACACAGCCGCTGCCCTGTGTAGTTCATCTCATCCTCGACTTCGTCCGATCCTAAGTAGCCAGCTACTCTGTACGTAGTTCGGGCTAACAATGAGGAGCTGCAGGTGTGTAAATTTGCAATCAAGTTTGGCTCAACTGCGAGCATGCTGTGTACATTACAGATATCGAGTCGATTATTCATATGTATTTCAGCGTGATGGCCCGTTGCAGcataacaatatatgcatcttcTGTGCTGTAGCCCATTGAATCAATACAGAGGCCTTTTTTGTGACAAAACTGGTAATTTGCGGAGTGATACTGATGAAACTTGCAAAGTTAACGGCACAGCAGAGCAGTCGTATTACATCAACTTAAATATGCGGAACTTGGACAATGACATAAGCAACCCTCGTTCTTTGTCCACAAACATGTACAGAATATAGTGGCAGCAACGAAAGGAGAGAAACAACCGTGTCCAAAAAACAGAGCTGTGAGTAGTAGTAACAAAGTGTGTCTGCACTCACAATTGCAATTCATCTCATCAGATCGATCTTGATTCCATGGTTTTCCCCAAGAACCGATTGTCACTTGTGAACTCCTTGTAAGATCTCAAACTGGAGTTGCAGCTTGCTACTTCGCCTCCATCGCATTGAAGCCCCCAAGATTAGCCACTCTGTCATCCGCAGCGGTAGCCTTGCACCAGATGAGACGCCACCAGCAACTTGATGGCCAATTGCAGCATAACGGTATATGGATCTTGTGTGGTGTAGTTTATCACATTTTGCACGTCTTTTCCTCACCTGACAATAGAAAACAGAGCATTAGTTAGTACACTTCATTGGCAGATGCATGTTTGCAAGCTGAAAATGACACCAGGAACCATAAGTATATGGAAATTAGCTGTGAGGTTCATCCTGGGCGGCTAACCGCTGGATAGCGATGCCCATCTGTTTGGCTTGCAACTTGCTGCAGTTTCTTAAACAATAAACATGGTCCACTCTAACCACGATGATGGCATACATGATATATATGCCCCAAATGACAACATGGCATGCATAAAATGGTAAGCATATCAAGACTTGTGATTTGAATATCTGGTATGAAGTCCTTTAGTTTTGTGCAGTCTACTCTAATTACAGCAGGTCATCAGGAAAACTTATTTTGGCTGCTTTACCCTTTTGAGAAACCAACCTATTTTCATTGCCTACAAAGAATAATATAGGCCATAATCTAGTGCCAATATACTCAATTAAAAGCACAATATGGTAGAAAAATGGGATAAGAgctataaattcccagaaaaaaaacaaaatagccaTCACCCCAGTGGATCCTCCCCTAGTTGGCAAGTATGAAAGTGACATAGTTGTACCTAAGTATCATCTAGCCATTAGTTTTTTTTTATAATTTTACCTAAACATCATCCAATCATTGATTTCTTAGATTATTATATTGATTAGTGAAGCGCCACACTCTGAAACTTGAAAGCTTATGCCTGGAGCTTGCAATTTAACTGTAGCTAATGAAGGCAAAGTTACAGTGCTCTTATAGTGGAACCTATatcatcagtactgtttgaaggaCTCGAGGTGCTTGTTTGTAGCTTTGTAACTTTCTGAAAGCCCATGTGCAGGAGTACTATAGTTAACTGTATTGTAGTGGTTAACACAAAATGCGAACATGCACGATGCTCAGCCAGCACCTCCGATGAAAGTGGATCTGATCACATGCATTAGCACCAGCTCCCAATAATTACTTTATTAGATGATTAAAGCAGATCCTATCCTATGTACATGCATGTAGTCAGCTTAATTGGGGTAGTGGCTCAAATAAGTCTATGCATGGACTGCAGCGTGAGTTTGGATGTAGGTAGCTGGCTCGTAGTGTCGCGAAGATGCCATCAAGTCAGACAAGCTTCAAAAACAACGGCATGCCAACAAAAGGCACAAGGCAGCACGTAAAGTGCCAACCAACTGGGCTAATATGCACTCCTTCCCAAAACAAACTCTAAATTaaaaaaaaaaatctaattaaaaGATTGTAAACTTCAGGGAACATAATGCTGgaacttactccctccgttcctaaatatttgtctttctagacatttcaaatgactactacatacggatgtatgtagacatattttagagtgtagattcactcattttgctccgtatgtagtcacttgttaaaatgtctaaaagacaagtatttaggaacggagggagtagatgattgGCAATGGACTGGCCGGTTGATATTTTCACACGCAGCTTAATGTCAACGGGAATTATCTCATCTGAAGCGAACGTTCAGTACTAATGCGCGACACGAGCCTGTGAATGTGACGTCATGACGATAATGTGGATGATGTGACAGTGCACACGACCATCGCGCCGTATTGCTGTCCTAATGTCGATGGTTTGCACAGGTATGCATTGCATTTATTTTTTGTCCGTACTCTGTCAGTAGCAACACAATAACCTTATAGAAAGATTCTGTTCCAAGCTAATCCAGCTCAAAAGCATATGCTTATATGGCTGCCACCACACATGCATTGCATCTAATTTTAAGTATGTATTCAGGCTTTGTAATTTTACAGTGCAATACTTTGACTGATCTCCATGCTCACTGGCAGATAAAGGCTTCTCGGGATTCCGAGAACCAAAAATCTGCCCCGACCTCTGGTTTTCTATAACAACCATTCGGATGAAAGAGCGAGAAAGAATTTAGCTCCTTATTAATGCGTATCATGTAGAGACGTAAAATACAGTTGCTAGTGTACGATGGATTCAACCACGCACTGGCACTAGTAATAATACTTCTTTCTTGTCAGAGACAGGATATACAGACGTGATTGCACATTTCTAACTGCAGAGCCATAGGGATATAAAATCGCCATGTATATTTATCTATATATATCCATCGATTCCCAGTTTACATGTGGGAGGGCTCTCTGTTCCAGCTACCAAGCACTGACCCCAACACACCCCATCAGCTGTGCAACGACTGGTAGTTGATGATACAAAGGGGGAACTGATTGATTGATCGATCAAGCAGTCAAGGTAGCTGTAAATATATCACATCCAGTATATTTCCGTAAATGTAAGTAAAGCAATGGTATTtgatagaccatcttcatcattgtgtcaaACAAACCACAACCAATTGATCTTCATGATTATACTTACACATTTCACATCTAAACCATCACGACTGTATCTAGTATCTATACAGGTTATAATCGACAGTTCATCATAATTTTATCTGAGCAGATCTACCACGGTTGTAATCCAAACTTAATTCCCGTGCTGATTTAGTATCACGAACAACTCTCCACCAGTTTACCATACAAACTATCATCGTTGGACTTGGAATGTGAACTGTAATCTTGCACACTGCTGATCTATTCTATAAAATACAGTGTTTGGTGCATGATTGATTCGACAGCTAACAGTACAATTCAAAGAGAAAAAAAAGTTACTCCATCTGATTCATATTACTTGTCACACAAAAGGATGTCActagcactgaaatacgtctagatacatccgtttg
The sequence above is drawn from the Triticum aestivum cultivar Chinese Spring chromosome 7A, IWGSC CS RefSeq v2.1, whole genome shotgun sequence genome and encodes:
- the LOC123151624 gene encoding uncharacterized protein, whose protein sequence is MANEQLVQQQQQGQGDEDDDSKLYEFKEQLLLLSTLVATVTYVAGLNLPGGSWEQDDPGGHMAGDPILMATHYRRYLAFYYCNATALATSLVVSLILVILPKNSTPWTVVLQMVMVLDLLGLMGAYGAGSCRDAFTTIYAVAAFSFSVLVIISVFLSFLAKANRDDAISSDAIPITTNGDDNKVHPKSLCNLMKIGIVKLFEKGGKNRGEKEMVDVLMLLAAFVVTITYVAGLNPPRGFSTSTQEGHRLSDPVLQARNRYRVFFICNTTSFVVSLLIIVLLLEKKLLGKKKLRLVALCGLIVVALLGLMGAYAAGSCREASKTVLVLAVPVCVCLLLALVFIWGSLVDRLDSVFTRFKQLVKIPSGTARLDSVFTRFKELVKTPSGTCTGTNVDLHEQITRDLVMLLATLVVTITYQAGLDPPGGLWLDDRDGHNIGHPVLQTTYPTRYRVFFYSNSAAFVTSLVVIMMLQSKFLLNRHTLEATLVLDLFGLITAYGAGNTREVTQSIYIVALAGIVLVYVIVHITIRDHDAEPVDDEEVKHLDDKRKVLLLVAVLAATLTYQAGLTPPGGFWLADDRELGHRAGFPILLDNYTRRYNTFFYCNAASFMASVTLILLLVNPKLYRPGIRCRALYVCMLVGMFGLMGAYAAGSSRNLKTSVYVLTLVGAVLAFIASLLAIFLLGPYLKSQEGRDFCFVPFGKSQKGTDVQVVVGHRSSKSREGTDGQVAAGHSSNKSHEGTDGKAEAGHSSGNKNSSKKKEKLQYLMLLGILAASMTYQTGLKPPGGLWQDNNDGHYAGNPILRDINKDRYNAFFYSNSASFMASIVVVVMLLPLTLLPEKYTIESSEKDTNLSKKDAETPDEDTQSLDKVLNLPKEETELPDVVPKSAEEDPKLPEKDTWPLWPMHTAILLDMMGLLVAYAAGSTRKWETSRNIMVLAVPVLAYIGLYVALSVFRHRKEESTAPPPAVQPWNHCKTCMSVGSTLVFRCTQRQQQHLRLRCMHGCMSAWQQVKIFLLARAAGVP